TGACAATGCCCTGATCGTAGTTGCCGACTCTGACGAGAAGCTCGAACTCTCAGCGCGCAACGTGCCGTATGTCAACGTGCTGCGCACTGAGGGGCTCAATGTCTACGACATTCTCAGACACGAGCAGTTGATCCTCATGCAGGACGCGGTGGCGAAAATTGAATCTGCCCTGTTGAGTTAGCTCGAGCGCAGCTCCGATGCCCGGGCGGCTAACAACAGGGTAGCACAACGTTGGCGAAGGTGGAGAACACCATGGAGAATCCACATCAGGTTCTACGACGACCGCTCATTACAGAAAAGAGTACTATTCAGAAGGAGCTGCACAACCAGCTCACCTTCGAAGTTGATCGAAGGGCGAACAAGGTAGAGATCAAGAGGGCGGTAGAAGAGATCTTCAAAGTGAAGGTCCACAGGGTATGCACCAGCAATTATGAGGGCAAGAAGAAGCGGCTGGGTCGCTTCGAGGGGCGGCGGCGACACTGGAAGAAGGCAGTGGTTACCCTGAAGCCCGGACAGAAGATAGAATTTTTCGAGGGAGTCTAGAGCGCAGCTGCTCCCGAAACTGATTTTCAGGGAGCTGCCTTACAAGCACATTGTTGGTGGCTGCCGTGAACTTCACGCAGCAAAGACCAGGAGAGAAACAACATGGCGATAAGAGCGGTGAAACCAACTTCTGCTGGCAGAAGGTTTCAGAGCTATTCCACCTTCGAGGAAATTACCCGGCGTACTCCGGAGAAGAGCCTGCTGAGACCGCTGAAGAAATCTGGAGGGCGCAACAGCTATGGACGAGTCACTGTCAGACACCGGGGCGGGGGCCACAAGAGGCGCTACCGCGTCATTGACTTCAAGCGCGACAAGAACGACATCCCCGCCAAAGTGGCCTCCATTGAATACGATCCGAATCGCAGCGCCAGGATAGCGCTGCTGCACTATGCGGATGGGGAGAAGCGTTACATCCTTGCTCCCCTGGGCATCCAGGTGGGTGACACAGTGATAGCCAGTGACAGCGCGGATATCAAGCCCGGCAACACCCTGCCTCTGGAAAAAATCCCGCTGGGCACCATCATCCACAACCTGGAGATGAAGGTGGGCAAAGGCGGCCAACTTGTCAGAAGTGCGGGGGGCGGCGCTCAGCTGATGGCCAAAGAGGGACGCTATGCGCAGGTCCGTCTTCCCTCTGGGGAGGTGCGCAAGATCCTGCTCAAATGCAAGGCCACCATTGGCCAGATAGGCAACATAGAACACGAAAACATCAGTTATGGCAAGGCAGGAAGAACTCGCTGGTTTGGCCGCCGACCAAGGGTGCGGGGAGTAGCCATGAACCCGGTGGATCACCCCCACGGCGGCGGCGAAGGGAAGAGTTCCGGAGGGCGACATCCGGTGACCCCGTGGGGCATGCCCACCAAGGGCTACCGCACCCGCAGGCCCAAACCGAGCGACAAGCTGATCGTAAAAAGACGCAACCGCTAGTTTGACAGGCGTGAGGAGGAATACATGCCGCGATCACTAAAAAAGGGTCCATTTGTCGATGAGTCACTATTGAGAAAGGCACTGCGAGCTCAAGAGACTCAGGACCGCCGCATGATCAAGACCTGGTCTCGCCGCTCCACAATTCTTCCAGAGTTTGTGGGGCTCACTCTGGCGGTGCACAATGGCAGGAAGTTTATTCCAGTGTTTATTACGGAAAACATGGTGGGACACAAACTGGGGGAATTCGCGCCGACGAGAACCTTCTACGGTCATGCGGGCGCCAAGAAGAGCCGCTTGCGGGGTCAGAGATAAGCAGCGGCCAGAAGGTCTACCACTGGGATTGGGATTATGGAGATAAAGGCAGTTGCTCGTTATGTGAGGATTTCACCACGCAAGGCCAGGTTGGTCACTGAACTGGTCAAGGGAAAGCCTGTGGAAGAGGCGCTCACCCAGCTGAAGTTCACCCCCAAAAAGGGGGCCAGACTGGTGAGCAAGGTGCTCTATTCTGCCCTGGCCAATGCAGAGCAGTATCCCGGCATTGATGTGGATACGCTTTACATAAAGCGCATTTTTGTGGACGAAGGACCTCGAATGAAAAGGTGGCGGGCAAGGGCTATGGGACGGGCGACGAGAATCCTCAAACGCTCGAGCCACATAACAGTCATCCTGGACGAGAGCTGGTGAACCATGGGCGCTGCTCGCCAGGCAGCTTTATATGAGTAGGCAGAGGGGCCCCAGGAGGCCGGCGGCGCTGCCGTGAGCCAGGGGCCATGGAAAGACTGGGTGCAAAGCTAGACTGGAGGTTGAGATTGGGTCAAAAGGTACATCCCGTGGGACTGCGGCTGGGCATTATTCGCTCTTGGGATTCCAGATGGTTTGCCAAGAAGGGCTATTCACAGCTTGTCTACGAAGACAAAAAGATCCGGGAGTTCATAAAAGAAAAACTCTACCATGCCGGAGTCTCGCGTATTGAAATAGAGCGGGCAGCTGACAGGGCAAAGATAAAGATCTTTACGGCTCGCCCCGGCATTGTCATAGGCAAGAAGGGGGCGGAGATCGAGGCCCTGAAAAAGGTGCTGGAGCAGAAGTTCAAGAGAGAAATTCTCATAGATATTCAGGAGGTCCGCAAGCCCGAGATGGATGCGGTGCTGGTGGCAGAAAACATAGCTTTGCAGCTGACTCGTCGGGTGGCCTTTCGCCGGGCCATGAAAAAGGCGGTGAGTTCGGCCCTGAAGTTCGGGGCCAAGGGAGTACGGGTGGCCTGCGCCGGGCGCCTTGGAGGCGCAGAAATGGCCAGACGTGAGTGGTACCGGGAGGGGCGGGTGCCCCTGCACACGCTTCGAGCCGACATTGACTACGGTACGGCAGTAGCCAAGACCACCTACGGAGTTATTGGCGTAAAGGTGTGGATCTTCAAGGGAGAGGTTCTTACCTGAACAATATCACAGGGAGTGCTGAGATATGTTAGCGCCCAAAAAGGTAAAATACCGCAAGCAACAGAAGGGCAGAATGAAAGGCAAGGCCTACCGCGGCTCCACGCTGGAATTCGGAGACTATGGACTGCAGGCCACTGAATGCGCCTGGATGACTGCGCGGCAAATAGAGGCTGCTCGAATCGCCATGACCCGCCACATCAAGCGGGGCGGCAAGATCTGGATTCGGGTGTTCCCGGACAAGCCTGTCACCAAGAAGCCCACTGAGACCAGAATGGGCAAAGGCAAGGGTGCGCCCGAGGGCTGGGTTGCAGTGGTTCGTCCCGGCAAGATGTTGTACGAAATGGAGGGTGTCCCAGAGCCGGTGGCCCGGGAGGCTTTCAGGCTGGCCGGGCACAAACTGGGCTTCAAAACAAGATTTGTGAGTCGTGGAGGGAGTGCATGAAAGCCAGCGAACTCAGAGAATTGAGCCGTGAGGAGTTGGAAGTCAAAGAGAGCGAACTGGTGGAAGCACTTTTCAACCTGAGATTTCAACATGCTACCGGCCAACTGGACAATACGGCCCAGCTTGGCAAGACTCGCAGAGAAATCGCTCGTGTAAAAACCGTGTTGGCAGAGAAACGGAAGAGGGCCGGAGAATGAAAAGGCGAGGTCTAGGAAAGAGCCAGACCGGTATCGTGGTCAGTGACAAGATGGACAAGACCGTGGTTGTCCGGGTCGACAGATTAGTGAAACACCCCATGTACAAGAAATATGTGCGTAGACGATCGCAGTTCATGGCACACGATGAACAGAATGCGTGCCAGATAGGTGATCGGGTGTTGATCCGCGAAACCAGGCCCCTCAGCAAAACCAAGCGCTGGCGGGTCAGCAAGATTATAGAGAAGGCTGTTACTTGACAGGGAGCTCGTCTCGAGGCTGTTTCTGGGAAGAAGGTGCCATTGGCCGGTGCAGGGTTGTAATGTAGAGAGCGAACTGACGGAGTGAGAGATGATTCAGGCAGAAACCAAACTCCTGGCTGCCGACAATTCAGGGGCCAAGAAACTTTACTGTATCAAGGTGCTGGGTGGCTCGCGCAAACGGTATGCCACGGTAGGAGATATCATTGTGGTCTCCGTCAAGGAAGCTATTCCCAATGCCAAGGTGAAAAAGGGCGACGTGCTGAAGGCAGTGGTGGTAAGGACCAAGAAGGAGATCCCCAGGCCGGACGGTTCCTACATTCGTTTCGATGACAACTCGGCGGTCCTGGTGAACCAGCAGCGCGAACCCATCGGTACCCGCATCTTTGGACCGGTGGCCCGGGAGTTGCGAGCCAAACGTTTTATGAAAATCATCT
This DNA window, taken from Deltaproteobacteria bacterium, encodes the following:
- the rplW gene encoding 50S ribosomal protein L23 yields the protein MENPHQVLRRPLITEKSTIQKELHNQLTFEVDRRANKVEIKRAVEEIFKVKVHRVCTSNYEGKKKRLGRFEGRRRHWKKAVVTLKPGQKIEFFEGV
- the rplB gene encoding 50S ribosomal protein L2, coding for MAIRAVKPTSAGRRFQSYSTFEEITRRTPEKSLLRPLKKSGGRNSYGRVTVRHRGGGHKRRYRVIDFKRDKNDIPAKVASIEYDPNRSARIALLHYADGEKRYILAPLGIQVGDTVIASDSADIKPGNTLPLEKIPLGTIIHNLEMKVGKGGQLVRSAGGGAQLMAKEGRYAQVRLPSGEVRKILLKCKATIGQIGNIEHENISYGKAGRTRWFGRRPRVRGVAMNPVDHPHGGGEGKSSGGRHPVTPWGMPTKGYRTRRPKPSDKLIVKRRNR
- the rpsS gene encoding 30S ribosomal protein S19 yields the protein MPRSLKKGPFVDESLLRKALRAQETQDRRMIKTWSRRSTILPEFVGLTLAVHNGRKFIPVFITENMVGHKLGEFAPTRTFYGHAGAKKSRLRGQR
- the rplV gene encoding 50S ribosomal protein L22, which translates into the protein MEIKAVARYVRISPRKARLVTELVKGKPVEEALTQLKFTPKKGARLVSKVLYSALANAEQYPGIDVDTLYIKRIFVDEGPRMKRWRARAMGRATRILKRSSHITVILDESW
- the rpsC gene encoding 30S ribosomal protein S3; amino-acid sequence: MGQKVHPVGLRLGIIRSWDSRWFAKKGYSQLVYEDKKIREFIKEKLYHAGVSRIEIERAADRAKIKIFTARPGIVIGKKGAEIEALKKVLEQKFKREILIDIQEVRKPEMDAVLVAENIALQLTRRVAFRRAMKKAVSSALKFGAKGVRVACAGRLGGAEMARREWYREGRVPLHTLRADIDYGTAVAKTTYGVIGVKVWIFKGEVLT
- the rplP gene encoding 50S ribosomal protein L16; translated protein: MLAPKKVKYRKQQKGRMKGKAYRGSTLEFGDYGLQATECAWMTARQIEAARIAMTRHIKRGGKIWIRVFPDKPVTKKPTETRMGKGKGAPEGWVAVVRPGKMLYEMEGVPEPVAREAFRLAGHKLGFKTRFVSRGGSA
- the rpmC gene encoding 50S ribosomal protein L29, giving the protein MKASELRELSREELEVKESELVEALFNLRFQHATGQLDNTAQLGKTRREIARVKTVLAEKRKRAGE
- the rpsQ gene encoding 30S ribosomal protein S17, yielding MKRRGLGKSQTGIVVSDKMDKTVVVRVDRLVKHPMYKKYVRRRSQFMAHDEQNACQIGDRVLIRETRPLSKTKRWRVSKIIEKAVT
- the rplN gene encoding 50S ribosomal protein L14, whose amino-acid sequence is MIQAETKLLAADNSGAKKLYCIKVLGGSRKRYATVGDIIVVSVKEAIPNAKVKKGDVLKAVVVRTKKEIPRPDGSYIRFDDNSAVLVNQQREPIGTRIFGPVARELRAKRFMKIISLAPEVL